GCAAAGAAACGGCATCTGGAGCGAAAATGTACGCAGTCATCAAAACCGGAGGCAAGCAGTATCGCGTGGCTTCCGGCGAAAAACTCAAGATTGAACAAATACCCCAGGCCGTCGGCACTGAAATCGTGCTCGACCAGGTGCTGCTGGTGGCTAACGGCGACAAAATAGCCGCCGGAAACCCGCTGGTGGCGGGCGCCAAAGTCAAGGCAACCGTGGTTGCCCAAGGGCGGGGCGACAAGGTGCGGATTTTCAAAATGCGCCGTCGCAAGATGTACCGCCGGACGCAGGGCCATCGCCAGAATTTCACTGAAATCCGTATCGATACGATTTCGGCATAAGGAAAATCCAACATGGCACATAAAAAAGCGGGCGGCAGTTCCCGCAACGGCCGCGATTCGCAGTCCAAGCGCCTCGGCGTGAAATGTTTCGGCGGCGAACGGGTGCCAGCGGGCAGCATCATCGTGCGCCAGCGCGGCACCCAGGTTCATCCTGGCGACAACGTCGGCATCGGCAAGGACCACACCCTGTTCGCCAAGGTTACGGGAAAAGTTCAATTCAAGGTCAAAGGCCCGGAGCAGCACAAAACCGTAAGCGTGATCCCGGTCTAAGGGTCGTGTCATTCCAACAGCCCTATCGGACGATAGGGCTTTTTTATTTCTAGCCTTGCGGAAGTAAACCTCCAGCGAAGCTGGCACGAAAGCAGACACGATGAAATTTATTGACGAAGCCATCATACAGGTCAGCGCCGGTAAAGGCGGCGATGGCGTGGCCAGCTTTAGGCGTGAAAAATTCATACCGCGCGGCGGACCGGATGGCGGCGACGGCGGGCGCGGTGGCAGCGTTTACGCGATTGCCGACCGTAACATCAATACGCTGATTGATTACCGCTACGCACGCATTCACCGCGCCAAAAATGGCGAGAACGGGCGAGGCTCGGATTGCTACGGCAAAAGTGCGGAGGACGTGATATTGCGCGTGCCGGTGGGCACGGTCATCACCGACAACCAGACCGGCGAACTCATCGCCGACCTCGATCAGCACGGGCAAAAAACCCTGCTGGCCAAAGGCGGCGGCGGCGGCTTGGGCAATCTGCACTTCAAATCCAGCACCAACCGCGCGCCGCGCAAGTGCACTCCGGGCCAGCCGAGGGAAGCACTTGAGCTCAAGCTCGAACTCAGGGTGCTTGCCGACGTCGGTTTGCTTGGCATGCCCAACGCCGGGAAGTCGACTTTCATTCGCGCCGTGTCGGCGGCACGCCCCAAGGTCGCGGATTATCCTTTCACCACTTTGCATCCGCATCTGGGGGTGGTGCGCGTAGGCGAATTGCGCAGCTTCGTGATCGCCGACATTCCCGGGCTGATCGAAGGTGCGGCCGAAGGCGCGGGGCTGGGCCACCAATTCCTCAAGCACCTCGCGCGCACGCGCCTGCTTCTGCACATCGTGGACATCGCGTCTTTCGACGAAACAACCGATGCGGTGCGGGAAGCGCGCGCCATCATCAAGGAACTCAAAAAATACGATGAGGCGCTTTACCGCAAGCCGCGCTGGCTGGTGTTGAACAAGCTGGATTTGCTGGATGTTTCCGAACGTAAAAAAAAATACCGCCGGTTCCTGCGCGATTTGGGCTGGAAAGGAAAAAGCTTTATTATTTCAGCGCTCACCGGCGAAGGCTGCAAAGAACTGACTTTTGCCGTCATGCAATATCTGGAACAAAACTACGAAGCGGAAGAGTAAAGCATGCGTGAAGCCTTAAAAAACGCCAAACGACTGGTGATCAAAGTCGGCAGCAGCCTGGTCACCAATGAGGGGCAAGGTTTGGATCATGCCGCGCTGGCGCGCTGGGCGGAACAGATCGCGGCATTGAAGAAACTCGGCAAGGAAGTACTGCTGGTTTCCTCCGGCGCGATTGCCGAAGGGATGCAACGGCTCGGCTGGCAAAAGCGCCCGCACAGCATGCATGAGCTGCAGGCCGCCGCCGCAGTGGGGCAGATGGGGTTGATTCAGGCCTACGAGAGCTGTTTCCGCAAATTCGGCCTGCATACCGCGCAAATTCTTCTGACCCATGAGGACCTGTCGGACCGCAAGCGCTATCTCAACGCCCGCTCCACCCTGCGCTCGCTGCTGGCGCTCAACGTCATTCCCGTCATCAATGAAAACGACACGGTGGTGACCGACGAAATCCGCTTCGGCGACAACGACACGCTGGGCGCGCTGGTGACCAATCTCATCGAAGCTGATGCACTTATCATCCTTACCGATCAGGCGGGTCTTTACACGGCCGATCCGCGCCAGAGCCCGCGAGCAACCCTCGTCACCGAAGCACGCGCCGGCGACGAGAATCTCGAAAAAATGGCAGGAAGCAGCGGTACGCACATCGGCAGCGGCGGCATGCTTACCAAAGTGTTCGCCGCCAAACGCGCGGCGCGCAGCGGCGCGCATACCGTGATTGCTCCCGGCCGCGAAGCCAATGTGCTGCTGCGGCTCGCGCAAGGCGAAGCGCTGGGCAGCCTGCTTTTCGCCGAAACGGTGACTTTGGCTGCGCGCAAACAGTGGCTTGCCGATCATCTGCAGGTGCGCGGCAAACTCATGCTCGATGCCGGCGCCGTGCAAGCCTTATGCGCAAGCGGTAAAAGCTTGCTGCCGATAGGCGTATACGATTTGAGCGGGGACTTCGAGCGCGGCGAGGTGGTGACTTGCGTGGACCCGCATGGCCGGGAAATCGCGCGCGGCCTGGTCAATTACAACGCTCAAGAAACACGGCGCATCCTGCAGCTGCCCAGCCAGGAAATCGAATCGGTGCTGGGTTATGTGGACGAGCCCGAGCTCATTCACAGGGACAACTTGGTTCTGCTCTAGATCGTCTTGTAAACAAACTCGCGGGTCAAAGGATAAACCAGCCTGCCATCCGCCAGCGGCCTGCCCGCCAGCAGCTGGTAAATGGAAATCCAGCCGCGCTCGAAGGCGTCCGCCGATCCCGCCATGTAAACCTGCCAGGTGCGGAAGATTTTTTCTCCGGCAATTCTCCGCGCCTGGTCCTGCTTCGCGTCCAGGCGCTCCACCCAGTGCCACAGCGTTTTCGCATAATGCGCGCGCAAATTCTCGGCATCGAGGCATTCCAGCTTCTGCTGCGCCATCGTCTCCATCACCACCGACACATGCACCAGTTCCCCGCCGGGAAACACATAGTCTTCGATGAACTTTCCCATATCGCTGCCCAGCTCTGAGCTTTCGGGGGAGGTGAGCGTGATGCCGTGATTCATCACCAGCCCGCCGGGCTTGAGCAGGCGGTAGATCTTGCCGAAATAAAGCGGAAGATTACGCCTGCCGACATGCTCGAACATGCCCACGCTGGCAATCTTGTCGAACGGTTCGCGCTCGTCGAGCTCGCGGTAATCGCACAGCATCACTTGGCAGCAATCTTGCAAACCCAGTTCCTTGATTTTTTGTCCGACGTATTCGAACTGGTTACGGCTTAAGGTAATACCGGTGGCCTTGGCACGGTAGCGCTGCGCCGCCCACAGAATCAGGCCGCCCCAGCCGCAGCCGATATCGAGAAAGCACTCGTCTTGCTGCAAATCGAGCTTGCGGCAAATCAAATCGAGCTTTTGCTCCTGAGCCAGATCGAGGCTGTCCCCGGGAGTTTTGAAGTAGGCGCAGGAATAGACGCGCCAGCGATCCAGCCATAAGGCGTAAAAATCGTTCGACACATCGTAGTGATGAGTGATTGCCCTGCGGTCGGCGCTGAGGGTATGGCGCCGCCATTTCCAAACATGGTTGATTTTTTTTCTGCCCATCTCGGCGCCAGCATCACAAAGCCCGACGACGATTTCCATGACATCGCGCAAGTTGCCGCGGATATCGAGCTCCTGCTCCACATAGGCCTTGGCGAGCTTGCCGAGGGTGGGATTCGCCAGGGTGAGCAAGGCGCGCGGCGTGCGCAGCATTATTGTGACCTTGGGCGAACCGGCAGGAGTAATAAGCTGCTGGTCAGGAAGGCAAATGCTTAATGGCAGGTTAAGCGCGGCAATGCGCTGTTCCAGCCATTGTTTTACTCGATTTTCCAGCATAGAGGCAACGCATGGGGCACGGGGGGATGACCCAAGCTTACCATCTTAAGAGCTCATTTCAAAATTAGCCGCGTATGCGTTGCTGGTCAAAACGGGATGGATGCAAGGCGCGAGGCCGCAGCCATAGCAGTGCCTGCCGTCGCATAGCGTGTTTAATTCTGAAATGAGCTCTAAGACAGGCGCAAATCCTTGAGGAGCGAGCCGCGCACTGCAGGATCAACGCTTTCGACGACCACTTGATAGGCAGCATGATCGATACCCATGGCCAGCCCCGCCCCGTTCTTAAGCGCCTGCGCCATTTGCGGCGTAAGTTCGAAGCGCAGAAAATGTACTGCCGCGGTTTTTTCCCCGTCATCGCGCTCCAGGTCCTCATCGGCAATCGCATAGACGGGGACATGTCCCGCGATTTTCACCCACACTTTGCGCTCAATGCCTTTCAAGCGCGCCAGCATGTTCTTGCGCTGCTCAACATCCGGATATTCGATGAGCATGGTGGCCTTCCAGTTGCTGCCATCGGGAATCAGCGGGTTGTAGGCTTGCAACTCATCCTGTATGCCTTCTTCCTCGAAAATACGCTCCACGCGCAGCATTTCCTGGATCTGGTAACGGATGGTGAACTCGTCTTCAAAAATCAGCGTGACATGTTCGCCGAGGTGCATTTTGCGGGTTTTCTTGTGCTCCATCACCTTGGCGCGGAACTCCTGGCGCATCCTGGCGTAGGCTTCGAGCGTCATTAAACTGTCACGGGTAACCGGCATGCGAATTTCCTTTCTTGTTTCCACTTTATCCATTTTCATAACCCATAAGCGATGCGCAATAGGGTCAATGGATGCAGCTTCTGCGCCGCCGTGCCGCCCATGCCTTGCGCGATGTGGCGGCCGGCGATGGCGCAATCGGAGCTGATGTAATCCGGCTCGCCGCTCGCCATCTGTTTGAATACCGGCCTGCCGATTTTCATGGAGTGGCCATAGAACTCGGTTTTGACGCCCCAGGTGCCGTCGTGGCCGGAACAGCGTTCCACGGTGTTGACCTGCGTGCCCGGGATCATTTGTAAAAGCTCGCGGGTTTTCTGCCCCACGTTCTGCACCCGCAGATGGCAGGGAATATGGTAAGAAACTTTGCCCAGCGGCTTGTTGAAATCGGTGTTGAGCAGACCATCACGCTGGCGCAGCACCAGGTATTCGAACGGATCGAACATCGCTTTGGCCACTGCTTTTACATCGGCGTCCTCGGGAAACAACAACGGCAGTTCTTGTTTGAACATTAACGTACACGACGGCACCGCGGTCAAGATGGCATAACCCTGCTTGGCCAATTTGACCAGCTGTGGGATGTTGGTGTTCTTGAGTTTTTCCACTGCGTCGAGATCGCCGAGCTCGAGCTTGGGCATGCCGCAACAGGCTTCTTTTTCCACAATCACTGCGGGAATCTCGTTGTGCTCGAGGATTTTCAGCAAATCATGGCCGATGCCGGGCTCGTTGTAGTTCAAATAACAAGTGGAAAAAATCGCCACTTTGCCAGGCGTATTCTGGCCGTCTTTTACCGCAAAGCCGTGGTTTGCCGCGGCATTCTTGCGGAACGTGCTGCTGGTGAATTCCGGCAAATGCCGCTCCTGATGAATGCCCAATACATGGTGCATCACCTTGCGGGCGGCGGCTGTTTTGTTCACCGCATTTACCATCTGCACCACCACCGGAATGCTGGCGAGCTTGCCCAAAGCATCGGTGCTGGAAAGCAGCTTGTCGCGGAATTTGACCTCGCCTTTCCGGTACTTCACCGCCTTGGCGCGCAGCATCAAATGCGGAAAATCCACGTTCCATGGATGCGGCGGCACGTACGGGCACTTAGTCATGAAGCACATGTCGCACAGATAGCACTGGTCGACCACGTCCCAGAATTTGTTTTTCTCCACGCCGTCGAGTTCGCCGGTGGCGCCTTCGTCAATGAGATCAAACAGACGCGGAAAGGCGTTGCACAGATTCACGCAGCGGCGACAGCCGTGGCAGATGTCGAACACCCGCCCCAGTTCCTTGAAAACGGATTCTTCTTCGTAGAAATCCGGATTGCGCCAGTCTATGGGGTGGCGCTTGGGTGCCTCGAGGCCGCCTTCGCGTGTGGTCATGTGTGCAATAAGTTTTTTAAACAACAAGGCGCGAGGGTTTGGCCCTCACGCCTTGCGCCTTGGTGAGGCTTAATCAGCCAGTTGGTCGAGGGCTTTTTGGAAACGGTTGGCGTGCGAGCGCTCGGCTTTGGTCAGCGTTTCAAACCAATCGGCGATTTCGTCGAAACCCTCCTGGCGGGCGATTTTCGCCATGCCCGGATACATGTCGGTGTATTCGTGGGTCTCGCCATGGATCGCGGATTTCAGGTTTTGACGCGTCGGGCCGAAAGGTTGATCGGTCGCCGGGTCGCCGCAAGCTTCCAGGTACTCGAGATGGCCGTGGGCATGGCCGGTTTCGCCTTCAGCAGTGGAACGAAACACCGCCGAGACGTCGTTTTGCCCCTCTACGTCCGCTTTCGCCGCGAAGTAGAGGTAACGGCGGTTTGCCATGGATTCACCGGCAAACGCCGCTTTCAAGCTTTCATGGGTTTTAGATCCTTTGAGCTGCATCTATGTCTCCTATAAATTGCTGATATAAACGTGTTTCTATAGCGAAGCGGGGGTTTTAAACAAATAAAACAGTTTAGACTAAATCTAATCTATGAACCAAGTATAATCAACGCTTAAACCCATGTCAATTCAATCCTCAGGCAAGAAATCAGCGGCTTAACACTGCCTCGATTTCGGCAAAGGTGCGGGCGACTTCGGTAGTCTGAATGGTGACGCCCAATTGCCGCGCGATTTGGGTGGCGGAAAAGATGCCACGTATCTTGCGCGCCGCATTATCCACCACCACGGCATGCTGCCTGCCGCTTTTTTTGAGCATCGCTACCACGTGTCCGACCTTGGCGTGCACCACGTCGTCCAGGTTCAGCGCTTCCAGTTGGTGTCGCGGTGTCATGATGTCCTGCACCAGCACCTCGTGGCGCCTGACGCCGCTTTCCTGCATGAACTGCATCAGTTTCTCGCCGAGAATGTCGTTGGCGGTGATAATGCCGGCGACCTCGCCGGCGCGGCCCAGCACCAGCAGCAAGCGCACTCCCTGCTCGATCATGGTCTGGTTGGCGGTGTCAATGGAGGCGGAGGGTTCAATGGTCGCGGCGGACACCTGCTTGAGGTCGGTCATGCACTCGGCCGCCCGGTCGTCCAGATTCACCCGCTGCGGCAGCGTCTGCGAGGGTTGGTGGAAAGTGGTTCCCGCGGGCAAGGGATAAAGCGGAAGCGCGGCGTAATCTCTGAACATGGTTGACCCCCCCGTTTCCTTATAGTTATAGCATCAGCCGAAAACGAGGGACAAAAAAAGGAAACGGTCCATCTGAATTAGATTCCTTCTGCGCTGAAGCTAGCGCTCGACCGCTTGCGGCCTTTTCCCGCCCGCGGGACCCGTAGCGAAACGGATAAACCGTGAAAGCTCGGAGAGCGCCTGGTGGTAGACTTCGCGCTTGAATTCAATAACCGCATCCAGCGGCACCCAATAATTCTGCCAGCACCAGGCATCGAATTCGGGGTGTTCGGATGCACGCAGCTTGACGTCGGTATCGCGCCCGACCAGTCTGAGCAGATACCAAATTTGCTTCTGCCCTTTGTACGAGCCGCGCCATTCGCGCCTGACCCATTGGTACGGCACCTGGTAACGCAGCCAGTCGCGAGTGCGCCCGATGATTTTCACGTGCTCCGGGCTTAAGCCCACCTCTTCCATGAGCTCACGGTACATCGCTTGCTCGGGGGTTTCCCCAGGCTTAATACCGCCCTGTGGAAACTGCCAAGAATGTTCTTTTACGCGCTTGCCCCAAAAAACCTCGTTCTTGTAGTTCAGAATAATGATGCCGACATTGGGGCGATATCCATCTCGATCAATCATGTCAACCACCGTCATTTCTCAAATTGGTCTAATTTTTCCATATTTCCCATAAGAATGAAAGACGCCGGGCCCTTTGAAACCGCTATTTGTGCAACGGTTCCAGGCTGCACGATACCCGCCCTGTGCCTTAGACATAGCAAAAATCTGACAGCGGCAGCTTGCAAAATGTAAAATACGGAAATTTTGAATTGGGGCCTGAACGTTCGTGCGCGTCTCGCAATTTTTTCTGTCCACGCTGAAAGAAGCGCCTGCCGAGGCGGAGCTTGCCAGCCACCGCTTGATGTTGCGCGCCGGACTGATCAAGCGCCTGACCGGCGGCATTTACACCTGGATGCCGCTGGGCTTGCGCGTGCTGCGCAAGGTGGAAGCCATCGTGCGCGAGGAAATGGACAAAAGCGGCGCCATCGAATTGCTGATGCCCGCGGTGCAGCCGGCCGAGCTGTGGCAGGAATCAAAGCGCTGGGAGCAATACGGACCGGAGCTCTTGCGCATCAAGGACCGCCACCAGCGCGATTTCTGCTTCGGCCCCACGCACGAGGAAGTTATCACCGACATCGTACGGCGCGAAATCCGAAGCTACCGGCAGCTTCCCCTCAACCTCTACCAAATCCAGACCAAGTTCCGCGACGAAATCCGTCCGCGTTTCGGCGTGATGCGCGCGCGCGAGTTTGTGATGAAGGACGCCTACTCGTTCCACGCCGACAAGGCGAGCCTGGATCAAACTTACCAGCTCATGTACCACACTTACTCACGGATTTTCACCAGGCTGGGTTTGAGGTTCCGCGCGGTGGCGGCGGATACCGGAACGATTGGCGGTACCAGCTCACATGAATTTCACGTGCTTGCGGATTCGGGCGAGGATGCGATTGCGTTCTGCCCGGATTCCGATTACGCCGCAAACGTGGAGTATGCCGAAGCTCTACCCCCTGCCACACCGCGTGCCCCGGGAACCCAAAAACTACAAAAAGTAGCCACACCCGGGAAAAAAACTGTCGAAGAAGTTAGTGAATTCCTCAAAGTTTCTCCACAAAAAATCATTAAATCAATTATGGTGATGACGAAAAATAATGGAGCCTATCTTTTGCTTTTACGAGGGGATCACGCGCTTAATGAGGCAAAAGCATTAAAAATACCGGCCTTGGCAGATGGGTCCCGCCTGGCCTCGGAAGAAGAAATACAGAGCAACATGCATTGCAGGTCAGGATACATAGGTCCCGCAAATACTCACGTGCCTGCACTCTTAGATCGGGGTGTTGCTTCAATGAGTGATTTTATTTGTGGAGCAAACGAAGACGGTTGTCACTTCATTGGTGCCAACTTTGACCGCGACGTTTCATATGCTAAAGACGCAATTTTCGATCTCCGCAATGTGGTCGCCAGCGACCCCAGCCCCGACGGCAAAGGTGCGCTTGAGATTTGCCGCGGCATCGAGGTCGGCCACATTTTTCAGCTCCGCACCAAATATTCCGAGGCAATGGGCGCAACCTATCTTGACGAGAGCGGCAAGACCCGAACGATGGAAATGGGTTGCTACGGCATCGGTGTCTCGCGCCTTGTCGGCGCGGCGATCGAGCAGAACCACGATGAACGCGGCATCATTTTCTCGGGCCCAATGGCGCCCTTCCATCTCGCCATCGTGCCGATTGGCAAAAGCACCGAAGTGCGAGCCCAAGCGGAAAAACTTCACGCTGAGCTCTCGGCAAACGGCATCGAGGTGCTGCTCGACGACCGCGACGAGCGCGCGGGAGTGATGTTCACCGACATGGAGCTCATCGGCATCCCGCACCGCCTGGTGATCGGCGAGCGCGGGCTCAAGCAAGGCCAGGTCGAGTATCAGGGTCGCCGCGACAAGGAACCGCAGCCGATCCCTCTCCGGGATTGTGCGGAGTTTATTAAAAACAGATTATGCGCAAGCTGATCGGTTGTTGGCTGCTGCTGTTCAGCCCGCTCGCTTTCGCGGGCGCGCAAATCTACGAACCGCTTTCCGCCAGCGTACGCGCAGTGATGCAAAAAGCGGTAAGCGACAAGGCAAGCCCCCGGCTCGCTTTCGGCTCAGAAGCCGAAGCCAAGGCCTGGCTGGATGAAATGTCGCGGCGTCTCGGCGACCGCATTCCCGACGCCAAAACGCGCAAGGATTTTCTTACCACCGTGCATTACGAAGCAACCCGCGCCGGGCTCGACCCACAACTGGTCCTGGGCTTGATCCAGGTGGAAAGCCGCTTCAGGAAATACGCCGTGTCCAAAGCCGGCGCGCGCGGCTACATGCAGGTAATGCCGTTCTGGGTCAAGGAGATCGGCGCCAGGGAGCACAATCTGTTTCACCTGCGTACAAACTTACGCTACGGCTGCACCATCTTGCGCTATTACCTCGATAAGGAAAACGGCGACCTGTTCCGCGCTCTGGGACGCTACAACGGCAGCCTGGGGCAATCGAATTATCCGAACCGGGTGGTGCGGACCTGGATCAACCAGTGGAAATATCCATTACGGGGAAAGCCCAGCCGCGTCCAAGCGGACCAGCGGGTTCCCTTCCATTCGGTCCAAAAAGACTTTCTCTCCCCGACCGCCTTTCTTGAACCCCATGAACTGTTCCACGCTCTCGCGGGTGACCGCGCCGACATGCCGCATCACCATTTTGCCATGAGGGCTGAAAATGAAGGTGGTGGGCAGGCCGTTCACCCTGCCGATTTGCGCGGCGATTTCGTCATTGCCGAGCACCATCGGATAGGACATGAACAGGTTGTCGGCAAACTCGATGACCACCTTCGGGTCCTTGTATTCCATGGCGATGCCGATTACTTCGACCTCTTTGCGGTGCGCTTCATACAGCGACACCAGGCCGGGAATTTCCTCGAGACACGGCGGGCACCAGGTCGCCCAGAAATTCACCAGCACCCATTTCCCCTGATAATCGCTGAGGCGGTGAGTTTTACCTTTGGTGTCAGTCAAAACAAAGCCCTCCGCCTGGACCGCGTATGACAGCAACATCAATCCAATAACGAAAATTAAGCGGGTCATGTCAAAATCCGGCTTGGCTGACGATGAAACAAAGACTGATGGGGCCTGCGGGAAGTTCCCGGATAGCAGGCTTTGCAACAAGCGGGCGGAAATGCTCTGTCCTATTACATTTTCGGGGCCGACACGCCTATCGGCGCCATGCAAATCATACTAAAATGAAGGAAAAATGCCGAAACCAGCCGCCCATAAAACGGCCCGCCTGTATTTTGCCTCCAGCGCCCGGGGCATTTAAGCTTAGAGATACTGTCAACTTAAGATAATAACCTATGCCACTCAAAATCAGTTTGCCCCAGTCGGGTGAAAGCCTTAAGCTCAAGGCGGAAACGCGCCCCAAACAGGTAAAAACCTGGCTGGAAGCTTTGCCTCTTGCCAGTATCATGGAAGCGGCGCACAGCGTTTCCGACGCGCTGAATTCGCTGAACCGTGTGCCGGTCAAGGACCACTTGCGGCTCAAGCTGCTCGAGCTCTACACGCCGGCGATTGACAATCTGGTGCAGGAACTCCGGCCCAAATACGCCCTGGCGGGCTTGCCGCTGCCGGAAAAGAGC
This is a stretch of genomic DNA from Burkholderiales bacterium. It encodes these proteins:
- a CDS encoding DUF3501 family protein is translated as MPVTRDSLMTLEAYARMRQEFRAKVMEHKKTRKMHLGEHVTLIFEDEFTIRYQIQEMLRVERIFEEEGIQDELQAYNPLIPDGSNWKATMLIEYPDVEQRKNMLARLKGIERKVWVKIAGHVPVYAIADEDLERDDGEKTAAVHFLRFELTPQMAQALKNGAGLAMGIDHAAYQVVVESVDPAVRGSLLKDLRLS
- a CDS encoding heterodisulfide reductase-related iron-sulfur binding cluster, which translates into the protein MTTREGGLEAPKRHPIDWRNPDFYEEESVFKELGRVFDICHGCRRCVNLCNAFPRLFDLIDEGATGELDGVEKNKFWDVVDQCYLCDMCFMTKCPYVPPHPWNVDFPHLMLRAKAVKYRKGEVKFRDKLLSSTDALGKLASIPVVVQMVNAVNKTAAARKVMHHVLGIHQERHLPEFTSSTFRKNAAANHGFAVKDGQNTPGKVAIFSTCYLNYNEPGIGHDLLKILEHNEIPAVIVEKEACCGMPKLELGDLDAVEKLKNTNIPQLVKLAKQGYAILTAVPSCTLMFKQELPLLFPEDADVKAVAKAMFDPFEYLVLRQRDGLLNTDFNKPLGKVSYHIPCHLRVQNVGQKTRELLQMIPGTQVNTVERCSGHDGTWGVKTEFYGHSMKIGRPVFKQMASGEPDYISSDCAIAGRHIAQGMGGTAAQKLHPLTLLRIAYGL
- a CDS encoding CBS domain-containing protein; protein product: MFRDYAALPLYPLPAGTTFHQPSQTLPQRVNLDDRAAECMTDLKQVSAATIEPSASIDTANQTMIEQGVRLLLVLGRAGEVAGIITANDILGEKLMQFMQESGVRRHEVLVQDIMTPRHQLEALNLDDVVHAKVGHVVAMLKKSGRQHAVVVDNAARKIRGIFSATQIARQLGVTIQTTEVARTFAEIEAVLSR
- the rpmA gene encoding 50S ribosomal protein L27, translated to MAHKKAGGSSRNGRDSQSKRLGVKCFGGERVPAGSIIVRQRGTQVHPGDNVGIGKDHTLFAKVTGKVQFKVKGPEQHKTVSVIPV
- a CDS encoding rubrerythrin family protein, whose protein sequence is MQLKGSKTHESLKAAFAGESMANRRYLYFAAKADVEGQNDVSAVFRSTAEGETGHAHGHLEYLEACGDPATDQPFGPTRQNLKSAIHGETHEYTDMYPGMAKIARQEGFDEIADWFETLTKAERSHANRFQKALDQLAD
- a CDS encoding class I SAM-dependent methyltransferase, translating into MLENRVKQWLEQRIAALNLPLSICLPDQQLITPAGSPKVTIMLRTPRALLTLANPTLGKLAKAYVEQELDIRGNLRDVMEIVVGLCDAGAEMGRKKINHVWKWRRHTLSADRRAITHHYDVSNDFYALWLDRWRVYSCAYFKTPGDSLDLAQEQKLDLICRKLDLQQDECFLDIGCGWGGLILWAAQRYRAKATGITLSRNQFEYVGQKIKELGLQDCCQVMLCDYRELDEREPFDKIASVGMFEHVGRRNLPLYFGKIYRLLKPGGLVMNHGITLTSPESSELGSDMGKFIEDYVFPGGELVHVSVVMETMAQQKLECLDAENLRAHYAKTLWHWVERLDAKQDQARRIAGEKIFRTWQVYMAGSADAFERGWISIYQLLAGRPLADGRLVYPLTREFVYKTI
- a CDS encoding lytic transglycosylase domain-containing protein, translated to MRKLIGCWLLLFSPLAFAGAQIYEPLSASVRAVMQKAVSDKASPRLAFGSEAEAKAWLDEMSRRLGDRIPDAKTRKDFLTTVHYEATRAGLDPQLVLGLIQVESRFRKYAVSKAGARGYMQVMPFWVKEIGAREHNLFHLRTNLRYGCTILRYYLDKENGDLFRALGRYNGSLGQSNYPNRVVRTWINQWKYPLRGKPSRVQADQRVPFHSVQKDFLSPTAFLEPHELFHALAGDRADMPHHHFAMRAENEGGGQAVHPADLRGDFVIAEHHRIGHEQVVGKLDDHLRVLVFHGDADYFDLFAVRFIQRHQAGNFLETRRAPGRPEIHQHPFPLIIAEAVSFTFGVSQNKALRLDRV
- the proB gene encoding glutamate 5-kinase, which gives rise to MREALKNAKRLVIKVGSSLVTNEGQGLDHAALARWAEQIAALKKLGKEVLLVSSGAIAEGMQRLGWQKRPHSMHELQAAAAVGQMGLIQAYESCFRKFGLHTAQILLTHEDLSDRKRYLNARSTLRSLLALNVIPVINENDTVVTDEIRFGDNDTLGALVTNLIEADALIILTDQAGLYTADPRQSPRATLVTEARAGDENLEKMAGSSGTHIGSGGMLTKVFAAKRAARSGAHTVIAPGREANVLLRLAQGEALGSLLFAETVTLAARKQWLADHLQVRGKLMLDAGAVQALCASGKSLLPIGVYDLSGDFERGEVVTCVDPHGREIARGLVNYNAQETRRILQLPSQEIESVLGYVDEPELIHRDNLVLL
- a CDS encoding proline--tRNA ligase, producing MRVSQFFLSTLKEAPAEAELASHRLMLRAGLIKRLTGGIYTWMPLGLRVLRKVEAIVREEMDKSGAIELLMPAVQPAELWQESKRWEQYGPELLRIKDRHQRDFCFGPTHEEVITDIVRREIRSYRQLPLNLYQIQTKFRDEIRPRFGVMRAREFVMKDAYSFHADKASLDQTYQLMYHTYSRIFTRLGLRFRAVAADTGTIGGTSSHEFHVLADSGEDAIAFCPDSDYAANVEYAEALPPATPRAPGTQKLQKVATPGKKTVEEVSEFLKVSPQKIIKSIMVMTKNNGAYLLLLRGDHALNEAKALKIPALADGSRLASEEEIQSNMHCRSGYIGPANTHVPALLDRGVASMSDFICGANEDGCHFIGANFDRDVSYAKDAIFDLRNVVASDPSPDGKGALEICRGIEVGHIFQLRTKYSEAMGATYLDESGKTRTMEMGCYGIGVSRLVGAAIEQNHDERGIIFSGPMAPFHLAIVPIGKSTEVRAQAEKLHAELSANGIEVLLDDRDERAGVMFTDMELIGIPHRLVIGERGLKQGQVEYQGRRDKEPQPIPLRDCAEFIKNRLCAS
- the rplU gene encoding 50S ribosomal protein L21, whose product is MYAVIKTGGKQYRVASGEKLKIEQIPQAVGTEIVLDQVLLVANGDKIAAGNPLVAGAKVKATVVAQGRGDKVRIFKMRRRKMYRRTQGHRQNFTEIRIDTISA